A genome region from Solanum pennellii chromosome 12, SPENNV200 includes the following:
- the LOC107007306 gene encoding serine acetyltransferase 5 yields the protein MPAEEHRNASPAAPHPPTDTAEEAIWLWTQIKAEARRDAEAEPALASYLYSTILSHSSLERSLSFHLGNKLCSSTLLSTLLYDLFLNNFSSDPDLRAAASADLLAARYRDPACVSFSHCLLNYKGFLACQAHRVAHKLWTQSRRPLALALQSRISDVFAVDIHPAAKIGKGILFDHATGVVVGETAVIGNNVSILHHVTLGGTGKFGGDRHPKIGDGVLIGAGATILGNINIGEGAKIGAGSVVLIDVPPRTTAVGNPARLVGGKEQPTKHEECPGESMDHTSFISGWSDYII from the exons ATGCCAGCCGAAGAACACCGTAACGCCTCGCCGGCGGCGCCGCATCCACCGACAGACACGGCGGAAGAAGCTATCTGGTTATGGACACAGATCAAAGCAGAAGCTCGGCGGGATGCAGAAGCTGAACCGGCATTAGCAAGCTATTTGTACTCAACTATACTATCTCACTCTTCGCTTGAGCGTTCACTCTCTTTTCATTTGGGGAACAAGCTTTGTTCATCAACGCTTCTATCTACTCTTCTCTACGATCTGTTCCTCAATAATTTCTCCTCTGATCCTGACCTCCGCGCCGCCGCATCCGCTGACCTACTCGCCGCTCGCTACCGTGACCCAGCCTGTGTTTCCTTCTCTCATTGTTTGCTTAATTACAAAGGCTTCCTTGCTTGTCAG GCACATCGAGTAGCTCACAAACTTTGGACTCAATCCCGAAGGCCACTTGCACTTGCACTTCAATCCCGAATCTCTGATGTTTTTGCTGTTGACATTCATCCAGCTGCCAAAATCGGAAAAGGCATCCTCTTCGACCATGCAACAGGAGTGGTTGTTGGTGAAACTGCAGTTATTGGAAACAATGTGTCGATTCTTCACCATGTAACCTTAGGAGGAACTGGTAAGTTTGGTGGTGACCGACACCCTAAGATTGGTGACGGAGTCCTCATAGGTGCAGGTGCCACGATATTAGGCAACATAAATATCGGTGAGGGAGCCAAGATTGGTGCTGGATCAGTGGTTCTGATTGACGTGCCACCACGAACAACTGCAGTTGGAAATCCAGCTAGGTTGGTGGGAGGGAAAGAACAGCCAACTAAGCACGAGGAATGTCCCGGAGAGAGTATGGACCATACATCTTTCATATCTGGATGGTCTGATTACATCATCTGA
- the LOC107007602 gene encoding probable protein arginine N-methyltransferase 1.2 has protein sequence MDSVSNNEIENSAGYGKNPSKIKFQYEDDDEQVVQDEAVTESSNLEVDEDISMCDPTTAVAAVDESMVGGDKTSADYYFDSYSHFGIHEEMLKDVVRTKTYQNVIYKNSFLFKDKVVLDVGAGTGILSLFCAKVGAKHVYAIECSSMADTAQEIVKLNGFSDVITVIKGKVEEIDLPVPQVDIIISEWMGYFLLYENMLDTVLYARDKWLVKDGVVLPDKASLYLTAIEDADYKEDKIEFWNSVYGFDMSCIRKQAMMEPIVDTVDQNQIVTNCQLLKTMDISKMTSGDASFTAPFKLIAERDDYIHALVAYFDVSFTKCHKLLGFSTGPKSRSTHWKQTVLYLEDVITVCQGEAVVGSMTVAPNKKNPRDVDIMLKYSVNGKHCRVSRTQYYRMR, from the exons ATGGATTCTGTAAGCAATAATGAGATTGAGAATTCAGCAGGCTATGGGAAAAACCCATCAAAGATCAAATTCCAgtatgaggatgatgatgaacAAGTAGTACAAGATGAAGCTGTTACCGAAAGCTCGAATCTTGAAGTGGATGAAGATATCTCCATGTGTGACCCCACCACCGCCGTCGCCGCCGTGGATGAGTCGATGGTCGGTGGTGATAAGACCAGCGCTGACTATTATTTCGATTCATACTCACATTTTG GTATTCACGAA GAGATGTTGAAGGATGTCGTAAGAACTAAGACTTACCAAAATGTAATCTATAAAAATTCCTTTCTTTTCAAGGATAAAGTGGTCCTTGATGTGGGAGCTGGGACAGGAATCCTGTCACTCTTTTGTGCAAAAGTTGGTGCCAAACATGTTTATGCG ATAGAATGCTCCAGTATGGCTGACACGGCACAAGAAATTGTTAAACTCAATGGATTTTCTGATG TTATAACGGTTATCAAGGGAAAGGTAGAGGAGATTGACCTACCCGTTCCACAAGTGGATATAATAATCTCTGAGTGGATGGGATACTTTCTTCTGTACGAGAACATGTTAGATACAGTCTTGTATGCTCGCGACAAGTGGCTG GTAAAGGATGGTGTTGTTCTGCCGGATAAAGCTTCTCTTTATTTGACAGCTATTGAAGATGCTGATTACAAAGAAGATAAGATCGAAT TTTGGAATAGTGTGTATGGTTTCGACATGAGCTGCATACGAAAGCAAGCTATGATGGAACCTATTGTTGACACAGTAGATCAGAATCAGATCGTCACCAACTGCCAGTTACTGAAG ACGATGGACATTTCGAAGATGACTTCTGGGGATGCTTCCTTCACAGCTCCATTTAAGCTCATTGCTGAACGTGACGATTACATCCATGCCCTTGTAGCATACTTCGATGTCTCTTTCACAAAGTGTCACAAGTTGTTGGGCTTCTCAACAG GGCCCAAATCTCGAAGCACACATTGGAAGCAAACAGTTCTCTACCTGGAAGATGTGATAACTGTTTGCCAAGGGGAAGCTGTAGTTGGAAGCATGACTGTGGCTCCTAACAAGAAAAATCCTCGAGATGTCGATATAATGCTCAAATACTCTGTAAATGGTAAACACTGCCGCGTTTCAAGAACTCAGTATTATCGGATGAGATGA
- the LOC107007305 gene encoding mitochondrial carrier protein CoAc2 isoform X1, whose translation MANTRDEREVWDGVIEGMPLFAKELIAGGVAGGFAKSAVAPLERIKILFQTRQVEYRSLGLIGSFTKIAKTEGTLGFFRGNGASVARIVPYAALHYMAYEEYRRWIIDGIPGVGKGPILDLVAGSFAGGTAVLFTYPLDLVRTKLAYQVVGSQKLNIQGIVTGEQVYKGIKDCFSKTYKEAGIKGLYRGVAPSLYGIFPYAGLKFYFYETMKSHVPKERKNDITIKLACGSVAGLLGQTFTYPLDVVRRQMQVQRLSASNSHELKGTADTLVMILQTHGWKQLFSGLSLNYLKVVPSVAIGFTVYDLMKAYLRVPSRDDAVVEVVTSNRDSQPSTLHS comes from the exons atggCAAATACAAGAGATGAAAGGGAGGTTTGGGATGGGGTTATAGAAGGGATGCCTTTGTTTGCTAAAGAATTGATAGCTGGTGGTGTAGCTGGTGGATTTGCTAAGTCTGCAGTTGCACCACTTGAACGTATCAAGATCTTGTTTCAG aCCAGACAAGTTGAATATCGAAGTTTGGGGTTGATAGGATCCTTTACAAAGATTGCCAAAACAGAAGGAACTCTTGGTTTTTTCAG GGGAAATGGAGCTAGTGTTGCTCGAATCGTCCCTTATGCAGCATTGCACTATATGGCCTATGAAGAGTATCGCCGCTGGATTATAGATGGAATCCCTGGAGTGGGTAAAGGTCCCATTCTTGATCTCGTTGCAGGATCGTTTGCTGGTGGAACTGCTGTACTTTTTACCTATCCACTTGATTTAGTTCGAACTAAACTGGCTTACCAG GTAGTTGGATCCCAAAAGTTGAATATACAAGGGATTGTTACTGGTGAACAAGTTTACAAGGGAATAAAGGATTGTTTTTCAAAGACATACAAGGAAGCTGGAATAAAGGGCCTATACCGTGGAGTTG CTCCGTCACTGTATGGAATCTTTCCTTATGCTGGACTGAAATTCTACTTCTACGAGACAATGAAGAGCCATGTCCCTAAGGAGCGGAAGAATGATATCACGATAAAACTAGCTTGTGGATCTGTAGCAGGACTTCTAGGACAAACTTTTACTTATCCTCTAGATGTTGTTAGGCGCCAAATGCAG GTCCAGAGACTCTCAGCATCTAACAGCCACGAACTGAAAGGAACAGCAGATACTCTTGTTATGATTTTACAAACACATGGATGGAAACAACTGTTTTCCGGGCTCAGCCTTAATTATCTGAAG GTTGTACCATCTGTTGCGATTGGGTTTACTGTTTACGATTTGATGAAAGCGTACCTGAGAGTACCATCACGAGATGATGCTGTTGTAGAAGTCGTCACTAGTAACAGAGATAGTCAACCATCCACCCTGCACTCCTAA
- the LOC107007305 gene encoding mitochondrial carrier protein CoAc2 isoform X2, whose protein sequence is MAYEEYRRWIIDGIPGVGKGPILDLVAGSFAGGTAVLFTYPLDLVRTKLAYQVVGSQKLNIQGIVTGEQVYKGIKDCFSKTYKEAGIKGLYRGVAPSLYGIFPYAGLKFYFYETMKSHVPKERKNDITIKLACGSVAGLLGQTFTYPLDVVRRQMQVQRLSASNSHELKGTADTLVMILQTHGWKQLFSGLSLNYLKVVPSVAIGFTVYDLMKAYLRVPSRDDAVVEVVTSNRDSQPSTLHS, encoded by the exons ATGGCCTATGAAGAGTATCGCCGCTGGATTATAGATGGAATCCCTGGAGTGGGTAAAGGTCCCATTCTTGATCTCGTTGCAGGATCGTTTGCTGGTGGAACTGCTGTACTTTTTACCTATCCACTTGATTTAGTTCGAACTAAACTGGCTTACCAG GTAGTTGGATCCCAAAAGTTGAATATACAAGGGATTGTTACTGGTGAACAAGTTTACAAGGGAATAAAGGATTGTTTTTCAAAGACATACAAGGAAGCTGGAATAAAGGGCCTATACCGTGGAGTTG CTCCGTCACTGTATGGAATCTTTCCTTATGCTGGACTGAAATTCTACTTCTACGAGACAATGAAGAGCCATGTCCCTAAGGAGCGGAAGAATGATATCACGATAAAACTAGCTTGTGGATCTGTAGCAGGACTTCTAGGACAAACTTTTACTTATCCTCTAGATGTTGTTAGGCGCCAAATGCAG GTCCAGAGACTCTCAGCATCTAACAGCCACGAACTGAAAGGAACAGCAGATACTCTTGTTATGATTTTACAAACACATGGATGGAAACAACTGTTTTCCGGGCTCAGCCTTAATTATCTGAAG GTTGTACCATCTGTTGCGATTGGGTTTACTGTTTACGATTTGATGAAAGCGTACCTGAGAGTACCATCACGAGATGATGCTGTTGTAGAAGTCGTCACTAGTAACAGAGATAGTCAACCATCCACCCTGCACTCCTAA
- the LOC107007245 gene encoding splicing factor U2af large subunit B-like isoform X3 produces the protein MLPNMFPLASGPLGAIPVLPVQAMTQQATRHARRVYVGGLPPTANEQSVATYFNHVMSAIGGNTAGPGDAVVNVYINHEKKFAFVEMRSVEEASNAMALDGIIFEGTQVKVRRPTDYNPSLAATLGPSQPNPNLNLAAVGLSPGSTGGLEGPDRIFVGGLPYYFTEAQIRELLESFGPLRGFNLVKDKETGNSKGYAFCVYADVSVTDIACTALNGIKMGDKTLTVRRASQGTLQPKPEQEIVLMHAQQQIALQRLMLQPGGPPTKVLCLTHVVSPDELKDDEDYEDIVEDMRMECGKFGNLVNLVIPRPRSDGEPTPGVGKVFLEYADVESSSRAQQGLNGRKFGGNEVVAVFYSENKFSEGDYEG, from the exons ATGCTTCCTAACATGTTCCCTTTGGCCTCTGGACCG CTTGGAGCTATTCCTGTTCTGCCAGTTCAGGCAATGACTCAGCAG GCAACTAGACATGCAAGGCGAGTTTATGTTGGTGGACTTCCTCCGACTGCAAATGAACAG TCAGTGGCTACATACTTCAATCATGTTATGTCAGCAATTGGTGGAAACACTGCCGGTCCAG GTGATGCAGTCGTCAATGTTTATATAAACCATGAGAAAAAGTTTGCTTTTGTTGAGATGAGATCTGTGGAGGAGGCCAGCAATGCCATGGCCTTAGATGGCATTATCTTTGAG GGAACACAAGTTAAGGTCAGAAGACCGACTGACTATAATCCCTCTCTGGCTGCAACTCTTGGTCCGAGCCAACCAAATCCAAACCTTAACCTTGCTGCAGTTGGATTGTCACCAGGATCCACTGGTGGGCTTGAAGGTCCTGACCGTATCTTTGTGGGAGGCCTGCCTTACTATTTCACTGAAGCTCAGATTAGGGAGTTGCTGGAGTCCTTTGGCCCTCTTCGGGGGTTTAATCTGGTCAAAGATAAAGAAACCGGAAACTCGAAAGGCTATGCGTTTTGTGTCTATGCTGATGTATCAGTAACTGATATTGCCTGTACAGCTCTTAATGGTATCAAGATGGGTGATAAAACTCTTACTGTCAGGCGTGCAAGTCAAGGTACTTTACAGCCTAAGCCAGAGCAGGAGATTGTATTAATGCATGCTCAGCAACAAATAGCACTGCAG AGACTCATGCTACAACCTGGAGGACCTCCTACTAAAGTCTTATGCCTAACACATGTGGTTAGCCCGGATGAGCTCAAAGATGATGAAGACTATGAAGATATAGTGGAAGATATGAGAATGGAATGTGGGAAATTTG GCAATTTAGTGAATTTAGTCATCCCACGCCCAAGGTCTGATGGTGAACCTACACCTGGGGTTGGAAAG GTCTTTTTGGAGTATGCTGATGTGGAGAGTTCTTCGAGAGCTCAACAAGGATTGAATGGCAGAAAATTCGGAGGAAATGAAGTTGTTGCTGTCTTTTATTCAGAGAACAAGTTCTCCGAGGGAGACTATGAGGGCTAG